One Myxococcaceae bacterium JPH2 genomic window, GTTGAAGGACGCCTGCGTGTGCTCGGTCGCCTCCAGGCCCGTGTGATGGAAATACGTGGCCCACACCGTGACGAACAAAGACGCGCACATGGGCAGCAGGAACACCCAGAGCGCGTTGTACCAGTCATGCCAGAACAGCGCGCCGAGCAGCACCACCTGCAACGCGGCCATGCTCGTGAAGATGCGCAGGACGCGCGGGTGCTCCAGGCCCACCTTGAAGGCGCGCGGATACGCGACCAGCGCCGTGATGAACGAGTACTCCAGCTCGCCCATCGTGGTGCCGTCCTTGCGCTTCCAGCGGGACTCGTCCTTCTCCTGGTCCAGGTAGTTGCGGTGATGGCCCAGCACGTGGTGCAGGAACCACGCGTGGGACGTCACACCGGTCTGAAAGGCAAACACCACCTCGAGGATCCGATTCGGCAGGGCATGCCGGAACATCGGGACGTGCTGGTGGTGGTGGTTCCACGCGCTGATCCACCCCTTCGGAATCACCCACAGGGCGAGCCACAGGATGGGGAACCACCAGCTCCGCGCCTGGAGATAGACGGTCAGGTCCAACGCGAAGGCACAGAAGAACAGCAGGACAGGGATGCGGTCTCGGGGATGCCGGAACAAGGTCATGCGGATTCCACTGCGGGGGTGTCGCCAGGGGGTTGGAGGGACTGCGGGGGCCGCTCCAACAGTCTACCGGTGACGCCCTTGGGAAGAACGACCCCGAAGAAGAATCCCTCCTCGAACGGGGCCGTGGAGTCCACTTGCACCCTCGCACGCGCCGCGAGGGTCGCCAGCGCCGTCTGGAGATACACGACGGCGAAGGCCCCTCCCACGCACGCGCGCGGCCCACGCCCGAAGGGGAAGAAGTAGCCGCTCCCCAGCGGGTCCCTCGCCACGCCGCCGTCGAGCCACCGCTCGGGGACGAACTCCTCGGCGCGGACCCAATGCGTCGGGTCCCGGTGAAGGTGCTGGTTGGAGATCATGATCATCGCGCCCGCCGGCAGCGTCACGCCCGCCAGCTTCGCGTCCGCCGCGGGCGTGCGGGTGAAGACCCGGACCGCGGGCAACAGGCGCATGGCCTCATAGGCGACCGCCTCCGCCCAGGGCGCCCGCCGGAGCGACTCGAAGGTCCACGGCCCCTCACCCAGCGCGGCGGCCTCGGCCGCGAGGCGGGCCTCCGCGGCGGGGAACTTCTGGAGCTGGTGGAACGCTCCCACCAGGGTCGTGCTCGAGGAGAAGACGCCGCCGTAGAAGAACGTCCCCAGCAGGTGCGCCAGCCGCTGCTCGGGCAGGTCCGGCATCTCGCGCAGCGTCCATGACAGCAGGTCCACCCCATGAGGGCGGGGCTTCGCCCGCGCGGCGCGGACCTTCTGGGCGAACAGGCCATAGAACCGCTCGCGCGCCTGCTCGAAGCCCTTGGGCAGGGAGACGAAGCGCAAGGGCAGCTTCGCCTGGATGCGCGCGTCCGCGCCCTTCGCCATCAACATGAAGTCGTCATAGGCCGAGTCGGGCAACGCCTCGCCCACCACCACGGTGGCGAAGGTGTCGAACGTCAGCCGCCGCAGCACGGGCGTGAGGTCCACCGGCCCCGCCGCGAACAAGCCCTCCACGGCCTGAGCGACAGTGGCCTGCATGGGCCCCACCTGCGCCGCCAGCCACGCGGGAGACCACGGCTGCTCCAGAGGGTCACCCCGGCGCTTCTCGGCCCAGTCCTCGCTCTGCTTCGCGATGAACATCGTGTCGTTCGTCACGGTGGGACGGACTTGATCGCTGATGGCGCCCTTCTCGAACTCCAAGCGGCGCGTCTCCATCACCTCTTCGATGAGCGCGGGGTCGTTGAGCACCACGCCCGGGCTGGCGCCCATCCAGATGAGCGTGACGCCGCCGTACTCACGGCCATAGCGCGCGCAGACGTCCCAGGGCGTGGCGCCGAGGAAATCCCCCAGCGTGCCGAGCACTCCGGGCGCGGGCCCGGGCAACGAAGCGAAGGCCTTGCGACGAGCGCCGAAGAACAGGTTGAACACGCCGCGAGAGAACAGGTTCGGCAAGGCGCCTCCAGGGCGTCTCAGACAGTGATGCCGCAGGGAATCCGGTCAGGCTGCAGGACGGTGTACGGCACATCGCGCTGGGCGTTGCGCACCTTCACGGCCTCGAGCTGGGCGCTCAAGCGCGCATGGAAGCGCTCGCGAATGGCGTGAAGCGCGGGCTCGTGGAAGTACTCCTCGTGCCAGCCTCCCGCGTGGAGCAGGTACTCCTCATCATCCCCGAAGCTGGAGAGCGCCCGGCCAATGGCCACCTGCCACAGCGTCTGGGATTTGGTGGGAATCATCGCGGCGATGTCCGCCGGCCCCAGCTTCCCCTTCTCACGCGGCGGCGCGCGGCGAAGGCACAGCGGGGCGTTGGGCACGAAGGCGTAGTGCTCGTACTGGAGATAGTTCACCGCGGCGTGCTGCACGCTCACCGAGAACAGGACGGTGGTGAGGATCTCCACCAGGTCCTCCACGCGGTGGAGCGTCGCACACGGCAACTTCTCCACGGGAAGGCCGTGCGCGGTGAGGTCCTCCCACCAGCGCTGCATCTCCCCATCGGCCACCAGGTCGGCGTCGGTCGCATAGAAGTGCCGCAGGACTCCGCCCACGTACTCCTCCAGCGCATCCCACAGCGGGAGCGACTCGTCGCGATAGGGATAGTCCGGCAGCACGGAGGGCTCCAACACCCCGCGCCGAGCCAGGTCGCGGCGCGGCTGGTTGTCCCGCAGGGTCCAGCGCGCGAAGCCCTTCTTGCCCAACTGGAGGTGCCCCTTGTCCGGGCCTCCCGTGGCGATGAAGTCGTCGAACACCGCGCCCTCGGCCAGCAGGCCCTTGCGCGCCCCGTCGTTGATGGCGAGCGTGTAGCGGAAGTGCCGGCGCAGCAGTTTGTAGACGGGATGCGGATCCGGCAGGTTGCGCATCGTCGCCAGGACGAAGGGCTCGGCAATGAAGTGGGTCCGCAGCGCGTGCGACACCATCTGGTGCGTGTTGCCCTCGCTGCACCGCACGTAGATTTTCGCGGCCAGCCAGTCGTACTCCCCATCGTTCGGCGTGAAGACGGGGTCCTGCCTCGCGTCGCGTCCCAGCTGGATGGCGAGCGGTCTCAATCGCTGGCTGTCATCCAGGAACAACAGACACCGGGCAGCGGGCGCCCAGCGGCGCTCCTCCTCGCCCTCCTTCCCCACCTTCCGGAACATCGGGATGTCTTCGAGGATCTCGAAGTCGATCAAGAAGACGCGCTGGGCCTCGAACGCGCCCGCCAGCGTCAGCCCCGGGGACAAGAGCCCGCGGACCTCATGGTCCGTCAGCGGCATTCCCTCGGGAAGCGCGCGCATGAGCGTGACATGGATGGGATTGATGCCCTGCACCGCTTGCCGCGCGAACTCGTGGTCGTCCTTCCAGCGGTGCGACAGCTGGGGCAGCTCGATGCCCTTGAAGAAGTCGAAGATGTCCACCAGCCCGTTCCACGCGCTCGCCAGCATGGGCAGATGCAACTGGATGGCGGCCAGTGTCTTGGCGATGACCACCTCGTAGCTGCCCTCGCGCAAGCCTCGGTAGAGCTCATCCTTCGGCAGCGGCCTCGCTTCGCTGATGTCGAGCGCGCCGGGCAGCCCTTGCGTGGCCTCGGGCGAACGCCAGACATACATCTGCTGCCGGACCTGGAGTTGCTCCAGTCGCGCGGACGCCTCGCGCTCGCTGCGCGCGTGCTGCGGAAGTCTCGCCGTTCCTTCCAGGACCTCGGCGTGGGCACCACTCAGAATCCAGCGGAAGAAGGGGAAGTGCCATTGCCGCTCCCCCGAGGACACCTGGACCGTGTCGAGCAGCCAGTCCCCCGCCACGCCACCCGAGTTGCTCAGGCGCAGGAGCAGCAGCTCACCCACGTCGCGGTCCGTGACGGAGTAGACCTCCTCCGAACCGGCCTCGAAGTCATTGTGAAAGCGCCGGTCCAGGGCATGCGACGCGCTCTCTCCCTCCGTCCCCACCAGGACGACGGAGATGGTCCCGTCCGTCCCCGCCCCCAACCGTGCGCTCGTGCGAATCGTGAGCTTGTACTCGACAGTCATGACCCTCTCGGCTTTCGCGGGCAGACCGTAGGACGCGACAAAAGTACCCGCAAATGAAGTCCCCCACCCTTTGGAATGCCTTGAAAGTACTGAAGTACACGCTCTCTTCGGCCTGTTGGGATGATCCGGAAGAAGGCAACGCCTGGAGCCCAAACCATCCCATGCGACAGGCGCGTCTCCCCGCGTCAATGCATGACACGGCCACTCGCCGGCTTGAACTCCCGTGGGGCCCTCGATATCCCGCGCCGGTACTCAGGAGCGTCCCAACGTGAAGCGAAGCCTGTCTGGATTGGTCGTCGCCCTCGCGCTCACCGCCTGCAAGGAAGAGCCGCGCGGGAAGATGGAGCCGATTGCCCGTCCCCCCACGCCCGCGGGTGCGCCGGCCGCTCCCGTGGCGAAGGCCGCAGCGGAGGTCCCCGCAGAGGGCTCCGTGCTGCTGCGCTGGAAGCTGGCCAAGGGCGACCCCCGGGTCTTCCGCCTGTCGCTCACGCCGGAAGCCGCCGCCGCCAGTGAGCCCGCCACGCCCCCCGCGCGCGCCGACAAGAAGAAGGGCCGCGACGCCAAGGCCAAGGCCGAGGCCCCCGAGCCCGCGCCGACGATGACGCCCACCGAGCTGACCTATCTGCTGGAGCGCACGAGCGGCGGGGACGCGCTGCTGCGAATCACTCCCGCGAGCGGCGCCCCAGACGAAGCCAGCCTGAGCGACCGCGGCTTCGTGCTGGAGGGACTCCAGGGCGCCACGCGCAACACCGCGACGCTGGTGCTGGAGCTGCCGCGTGACGCGGTCCGCGTGGGCGACACCTGGTCGCTGGCCACCGAGCTGGTGGTGCCCGACGTCTTCGGCCGCGACTTCCACCGCACCGCGAGCGAGCGCCACAACCGCGTGAAGCTGGCCGCCCTGACGCCCGCGGAGAACGGCGAGCAAGTGGCCGTCATCGAGTACGACCTGGGCGAGCAGCTCTCCGGCACCGTCCCTCCCGGCTACAAGCCGCCCGACGCGCGCCCCGGGGCCGACGAGGGCAAGAAGACCTCGGGCACGCAGGACGTGGCGGTGGACGTGAAGGTCACCGCGCGCGGCGAGTTCCTGGTGAAGGCCGGACACTGGCGCACGTGGGAGGGCACCTTCACCACCGTGACGAAGGGCCCCTCGCGCGCCGCCGTGCAGCTCCCCGCGGGCACGCAGAAGGTGCGCCTCAGCGCGATGGACGCCGCGCCCGCCGCGCCTTCCGCGCCCGCTACCCCGCCAGCGGCTCAGCCGGCCGCGCCGTAGCGCCGTCCGACGCGCGCACCAACTGGACCACCGCGTCCACCCACGCCGGGTGGGCGTTGAGGGAGGGGACGAGCGTCAGCGACTCTCCTCCGGCCGCCACGAACTGCTCACGCGCGCGCAGGCCCACTTCCTCCAGCGTCTCCAGGCAGTCCGCCACGAACGCCGGGCACATCACCGCGAGCCGCTTCACGCCGCGCACGGCCAGCTCGGGCAGCACCTCGTCCGTGTAGGGCTTCACCCACGGCGTCCGCCCCAGCCGGGACTGGAACGACACGGTGTAGCCCTCCGGCTTCAGCCCGAGCCGCTCCGCCAACATGCGCGCCGTCGCGTAGCACTGCGCGCGGTAGCAGTGCCGGTTCACGTCGGTGAGCGTGTCGCAGCACTTCGACGAGGCGAGGCAGTGGCTCCCGGACGGGTCGCTCTTGCGCATGTGGCGCTCGGGCAGCCCGTGGAAGCTGAACAGCACATGGTCCGCGCGGGCCTCGGAGATGACCGGCCGCGCCACCGTGGCGAACGCATCGAGGAAGCCCGGCGCGTCGTAGAACGCGGGCACCGCGCGCACGTTGGGGACGTCCCAGCCCTCGGTCATCACCTCGTAGAGGCGCGCCAGCGAGGACGAGGACGACGACGTGGCCTCCTGCGGGTACAGGGGCAGCACCGTGAAGTCCGTCACCCCCCGCGCGCGCAGCGACGCCACCGCGTCCGGCAGCGAGGGATTGCCATAGCGCATGGCGAGCGCCACCTCGTACTCGCCCTTCAGTTGCTCGGCCACCGCGGCGGTCAGCGCCTTGCTGTGCACGAGCAGCGGCGAGCCCTCCGGCATCCACACTTTGCGATAGGCCTCCGCGCTCTTGGCGGGGCGGAACGGCAGGATGAAGAGGTTGAGGAGCAACCAGCGGCCCACCGGGTGGATGTCCACCACGCGCGGGTCGCTCAAGAACTCGCGCAGGTAGCGCCGCACCGGCCCGGACTCGGGCGCGTCCGGCGTCCCCAGGTTGATGAGCAGGAGCCCCCGCTTCGCGCTTGGCATGGCCATGGAGCGCGGGCCTCAGTGCAGCGCGTTCGGCAGCGTGAGGGCGAACTCCGCGATGCGCGCATCGAAGTGCGTGCCATCCGGGCGCACCATCGCGTAGGTGCCGCGCATGGTGCCGAACGGCGTGCGCAGCATCGCCCAGCTCGTGTACTCGAAGCGCTCGCCCGGCCCCAGCTTCGGCTGGCGCCCCACCACTCCCTCGCCCTTCACCTCTTCGACCCGGCCCTCGGAATCAGTGATGACCCAGTGCCGGCTCTGGAGCTGCGCGGGTGCCTCACCCTCGTTCATGATCTCCACCTTGTAGGTGAAGGCGAACTGGCCGGACTCGGGCGCGCTGCGCTCGGGCCAGAAGGCTGGCCGCACGGTGATGCGAATGCCGTCGGTGGTGGCGGAGGAAGACATGTCTCCACATTTGGCCGGCGCGCCGCCGAGACGCAAGGAAAAGACCCGCCCGGGGGCCTAGCTCTTCACGCGCTTCCGGTCCTGCTCGGCTTCCGTCGAAGACGTGGACTCCGGTGACGTGGACTCTGGCTCGGGAGGACGCGGCCAGATGAACGACGCCCCAATGGCCAGCGCCAGGGTGCCCGCGATGACGCCCAGGGAGATGCCGGTGGAGACGTGGATGTCGAAGAACTCGATGAGCATCTTCACGCCCACGAAGGCGAGGATGACGCTCAGCGCCAGCTTCAGGTAGTGGAACCTGTCCATCAAGCTGGAGACCACGAAGAACAGCGAGCGCAGGCCCAGGATGGCGCAGACGTTGGACGAGTAGGCGATGAAGGCGTTGCCGCTCAAGCCCAGCACCGCGGGGATGGAGTCCACCGCGAACAGCAGGTCCGTGGCCTCCACCACCAGCAGCACGACGAACAGCGGCGTCACCTTGCGGCGGCCGTCCTCGGTGATGAAGAAGTGGCTGCCCTGCCCTTGGCTCGCCACGGGCAGCACGCGCCGCGCCACGCGCACCACCAGCCCCGCCTCGGGATCCGCCTCGTCGTCGTCATCCGAGACGAGCATCTTCACCGCGGTGAAGACCAGGAACGCGCCGAAGATGTAGAGGATCCAGTGGAAGCGCCGCACCAACTCCGTGCCCGCGATGATGAGGCAGGCGCGCATCACGAAGGCGCCAAGGATGCCCCAGAACAGCACGCGGTGCTGATGCTCGGGCGCCACGCGGAAGTAGCTGAAGACGAGCAGGAAGACGAAGAGGTTGTCGACGCTGAGCGCGTACTCGACCACGTAGGCCGTCAGCCACTGCGTGGCGTGGGTGCTCCCGGCGAAGTGCCAGATGCCGCCGGCGAACGCGAGGCTGAGGGACACCCAGACGAGCGTCCAGAGCCCCGCCTCCTTGGGCGTCACCACGTGTTCCTTGCGATGGAACAGCCCCAGGTCCAGGGCGAGCATCGCCAGGACGAAGACGTTGAAGCCCACCCAGATGGACAAAGGTGTTTGCACGTGCGTTTCCTGGCTCAGGACGAACCGGAGCGCACCCTAGTGGCGGGCGGCCCCCGGCGTCGACCCCTCCGTAACGCAGCGCGTGCCGGGTGGCTACTCCCATTCCGTGGCGGGACGTCTCAGCACCAGCACGGAGCGCCCACCCACCTGCACCCGGCCACCCGCGGGGGTGTGCGTGCGCTGTGACTCGCCGCATGCGGCGGTGTCCACCACCAGCTCCCAGTCCGCGCCCCACTCGAGCGCGGGCAGCAAGAAGGTGATGGGCTCGTGGTGCGCGTTCATCAGCACCAGCAGCGTGTCGCCGACGATGCGATTGCCCTCGTCATCCGGCGTGGCGATGGCGTCTCCGCCCAGCAGAAAGCCCAGGGAGCGGACGTAGGGCTTCTCCCAGTCGTCCTTGCGCATCTCCTTGCCGTCGGGCCGGAACCACGCGAGGTCCTTCAGCTCGCTGTCCCAGATGTGCGCGCCGCGGAAGAAGCGGCGCTTGCTGAGCACCGGCTGCTCGCGCCGCAGCTTCGCCATCCGCACGGTGAAGTCGAGGAACTGCCGCTGGGTGTCGCTCAAATCCCAGTTCACCCACGCCAGCTCGTTGTCCTGGCAGTAGGCGTTGTTGTTGCCGTGCTGGGTGCGGCCCATCTCGTCGCCGGCCACCAGCATGGGCACGCCCTGGGACAAGAAGAGCGTGGCGAGGAAGTTGCGCTTCTGTTGCTCGCGCAGCGCGTTCACCTTCGGGTCGTGCGTCTCGCCCTCCACCCCGCAGTTCCAGGAGTGGTTGTCATTGGCGCCGTCCCGATTGTCCTCGCCGTTCGCCTCGTTGTGTTTGTCGTTGTAGGTGACCAGGTCGTGCAGCGTGAAGCCATCATGCGCGGTGACGAAGTTCACGCTCGCGGTGGGCTTGCGCCCGGAGAGCGCATACAGGTCCGAGCTGCCCGTGAGCCGATAGCCAATCTCCGCCGCCTGCCGGTCATCGCCCTTCCAGTAGCGGCGAATGGTGTCTCGGTACTTGCCGTTCCACTCGCTCCACAGCACCGGGAAGTTGCCCACCTGGTAGCCGTAGTCGCCCACGTCCCACGGCTCCGCGATGAGCTTCACCCGGCTGAGCACCGGGTCCTGATGGAGAATCTGGAAGAAGGCCGCGCGCGTGTCATAGCCCTGCCGGTCTCTGCCCAACGTCGTGGCCAGGTCGAAGCGGAACCCGTCCACATGCATGACCTCCACCCAGTAGCGCAGCGAGTCCGCCACCAGCTTCAGGGCGTTGGGGTTCGTGGCGTTCCACGAGTTCCCGCAGCCGGTGAAGTCCATGTAGTAGCGCGGGTCCTTCTCCGCGAGCCGGTAGTACGCGCCGTTGTCCAGGCCCTTGAAGGACAGCGTGGGCCCCAGGTGATTGCCCTCGCACGTGTGGTTGTAGACGACGTCGAGGATGACCTCGAGCCCCGCGCGGTGCAGCAGCTTCACCATCCCCTTGAACTCGGCGACCTGCTCGCCGCGCGAGCCCGAGGCGCTGTAGCGCGCGTCCGGAGAGAAGAAGTTGAGGGTGTTGTAGCCCCAGTAGTTGGTGCGCCCCTTCTGCGACAGGAAGGGCTCATCCATGAACGCGTGGATGGGCAGGAGTTCCACGGCGGTGACACCCAGGCGCTTGAGGTGCTCGATGGCGGCCGGGTGCGCCAGTCCCGCGTAGGTGCCACGCAGTGACTCGGGCACTCGCGGGTGTCGCTTGGTGAAGCCCTTGACGTGCAGCTCGTAGAGGACCGTCTTGTGCCACGGCGTCTCCAAGCGCCGGTCCCCTTCCCAATCGAAGTCATCCGTCAGCACCACGCCCTTGGGCACGCCCCACGCGTCGTCGCGCAGGTCCGGCTCCAGGTCCTCGGCGCGAGGCGACGGGGCATAGCCATACAGCGGGGCCGTGGGGTCCACGCGGCCGTGGAGCGCGCGCGCATACGGGTCCACCAGCAGCTTGTGCGGGTTGAAGCGCAGGCCCTTCTTCGGCTCGTAGGGGCCGTGCACGCGCAGGCCATACAGCGCGCCCGGGCGCACGTCCGGCGCGTAGCCGTGCCACACGTGGTGCGTCATCTCCAGCAAGGGGAAGCGGCGCAGCTCGCGCGCCGGATTCGCGGGGTCGAAGAGGCAGACCTCCACCTTCCGGGCGTGCTCGCTGCAAACGGCGAAGTTGACGCCGCTCCCGTCAAACGTGGCGCCCAGGGGGAACGGCCTCCCTGGAAGCACCTCGGCCCGCCTCATCCCGCGCTCCTCTCCGGCTCCAGCAGCACCACCGGGAACTCCGCGAGCAGCGGCGCGAGGGGCAGCACGCCGCCGCCCGACCCACGCTCGGGCCGCACCCGCCGCCCCGTGAAGACATTGCGGAACATCATGCCCGCATATGCCTCGGGAAGGTCCAGGAACGTGCCGTCGTGGGCTCCCGCCAGCCCGCCCGGCGACTCCAGCGCGGAGAGCGTGAAGCGCGGCGCACAGGCCACCACCACGCCCGCCGCGTGCTCCCGCGCGAAGGCCACCCCCGCCTGGGCCCGAGGACCGGCGAGGTCCAGCGCCCGGTAGCCCCCCGCACGAAAGAGCGCGGGCCACCGCTGGCGCAGGCGCAGTCCCTCGGCCAGGAGGTAGAGCTTCGCCCGGCCGTCATCCAGGTCCCGCGTGAGCTGCGCGCACACGCCAGGGCGGTCCACCTCCGCGGCGGCGTCCAGCTCCGCGAGCCACCGCGCCCGCAGCGCGAAGTCCACGGGCCGGCGGTTGTCGGGATCCACCAGCGACAGGTCCCACAACTCGGAGCCCTGATAGGTGTCCGCCACGCCGGGCGAGGCCAGCTTGAGCAGGAGCTGGCCGAGCGCGTTGTGTTGCCCCGCCCGTTCGATGCGGCGCTTGAAGGCCTCCACGTCTTCCAGGAAGGCCGTGCCACGCCGAGGGTCGAAGCACGCGTCCACGAAGCGCGCCATCGCTTCGTCATAGGCGCTGTCCGGGTTGGTCCACGAGGTGCGGACCTTGGCCTCCTTGATGGCCTTGCCCATGTACTCGCGCACGCGGCGCTGGAAGTCGTCGCGCTCCGGGCCCGCGAGCACCGACCCCATCGGCCAGGCGCCCACGACCGTCTGGAAGAAGAGGTACACGTCGTTGGGACTCGGCGCGGGCCCCGAGGGCAGCTCCTCGACGAAGCGGGCGGTGAGCCGGCCCCAGCGACGCACGCGCTTGCGCCACTCCTCGGGCAGCTCGGTGAGCACGTGGATGCGCGCGCGCACGTCCTCGCTGCGCTTGGTGTCGTGCGTGCTGGTGGTGAGCATGCTCGCCGGCCAGCGCTCCGCGCGCTCCTGGTTGCGCAGGTGGAAGGTGGTGGCCCGCACGCCAAAGCGCTCCGGCTCTCCACCCACCTCGTTGAGGCTCACCAGCCGGTTGTAGAGGTAGAAGACCGTGTCCTCCAGCCCCTTGGCCATGACAGGCCCGGTGAGCTGTTGCAACTTCATGGCGAAACGCAGCATCCCCGCGCGCTCGGGCTCGGCCACGTGCTCCGGGTAGCGGCGCAGGAGGATGTCGCGCAGGAAGTCGAAGATGGAGGCGTTGGTGGTGGCGTTGCGCTCCTTGGCCCGCTGGATCGTCCACTCGATGTACTGCACGTCGCGCGCGTCCAGCTCGGGGCGCCAGCCGTCCACGTAGGTGCGATAGACGGGGAACAGCGCGATGAACTCGATGAGCGCGCGGCGCAGGCTGTTGAGCGTGAAGTCGCGCGTGCGGCGGTTCAGCTCGGAGATGCGATTGAGCTCGTGCGCGAGCACGTTGATCTCACTCGACATGGAGTCGCGCATGATGAGCCGCTTCTTCTCGTACACGAGCTCCGGGAAGTCCTGGCGTCCGCCGATGAAGCGCTCGTAGGTCTCCGTCAGGTGCGACTCCGCCGCGGGGTGGACGAAGAGGCCGCTCACCGCGTTGGCGAAGCGGTAGCCCGTGGTGCCGTGCACCGCCCACGACTCGGGGATGCGCTCGCGACCGCCTTGAATCTTCTCCACCGCGACGAACAACGACTTGCGCAGCGGGCTGTCGGGGTGCGCGGTCACCTCGGCGCGCCAGAGCTCGCGCAGCCGCGCCTCCACCTGCGGCCAGCGCGCATCGTCGGCGGTGCCTCGCGCCGAGAAGAGCGCGCGCGCCTTCTCCACGAAGAAGCCCTCTTGCAGGTCCAGGAAGTAGGCGGTGGGGTCGAACAGGCCGTCCGGATGGTCGATTCGCAGCCCGGTGACGCGGTCCTCGCCCAGCCACTGGAAGACGCGCTGGTGCGCCTCCAGGAAGACGTCCGGGTCCTCCATCCGGATGGCCGCCAGCCCGTTGATGTCGAAAAAGCGACGGTAGTTGATCTCCTCTCCCGCCACGCGCCAGTGGGCGAGCCGGTAGCTGCACCGCGCGAGCACCGCGTCCAGCAGGTCGAACGAGCGCGGATTGCCCGGGCTCCCGTTGAACACATGGACGTTCTCCTCCACGTACTGCGCCAGCTCGGGGCTCGCCGTCACCACCGCGGCCAGCCTCCGCTTGATGACCTCCTTCTCGCGGTGCCGCTCGATGACCTTGGCGCGCTCCAGCTCGGTGCGCGGCGGGAGGTGCTCGATGGCGGTGAGGATGGAGAGCAGCTCCACGAGGGGAGGAGCGTCCGCGCCCAGCCGCGCCTCCAGCCGCTCCAGGCCCTGCCGGAGAATTCGCCCGTACTGACGCGGGGCCACCGGCAGGAGGTGGTCGTAGTAGTGGAGGAAGAACGCCCCGTCACGGAAGGACAGGCGCAGCTCGCCGCGCTCCAGGACGATGCCGTACTGGTCTCCGAGGATGGGCAGCAGCACCTTGTCGCGCAGCTCGTCCTTCACCGGCCGCCAGTCGATGTCGAACGTCCGCGCGTAGAGCGAGGCCGGTCCATTCTCCAGCACGTCGAACCACAGGCGGTTGTCCCGCTCGATGCCCATGTGGTTGGGCACCACGTCCAGCACCTGCCCCATGCCGTGCTGGCGCAGCGTGGCGCCGAGCGCGGCGTGGTGCTCCGCGGTGCCCACCTCCGGGTTGAGCTGCTGGTGGTCCACACAGTCGTACCCGTGGGGGCTGCCCGGTGTCGCCTTCAGGTAGGGCGACGCATACAGGTCACTGACCCCCAGGCGCGCCAGGTACGGCACCACCGCGCGGGCGTGCTGGAAGGTGAACCCCTGATGGAACTGGACGCGGTACGTGGACAGCGGCGGAGCGCGGCGTGACGCCAGCGCCTCCTGGACCCGCGCGTAGAGCCCCCTGGCCAAGGCCTCCACCGCCTCGGCGTGGCGCGCGCCTCCGGCGGATGGAGGCCCCTCCTCTTCCAGCCCGTCGAGCAACATGCGGCTGAGAGGTAGGGCCTGGGCACCG contains:
- a CDS encoding fatty acid desaturase, whose product is MTLFRHPRDRIPVLLFFCAFALDLTVYLQARSWWFPILWLALWVIPKGWISAWNHHHQHVPMFRHALPNRILEVVFAFQTGVTSHAWFLHHVLGHHRNYLDQEKDESRWKRKDGTTMGELEYSFITALVAYPRAFKVGLEHPRVLRIFTSMAALQVVLLGALFWHDWYNALWVFLLPMCASLFVTVWATYFHHTGLEATEHTQASFNILHKGYNLLTGNLGYHTAHHAKHGLHWSQLPELHAQLEKDIPATHYRQPGIPFVWTNTEAQIEPSAEAVAS
- a CDS encoding cytochrome P450; this encodes MPNLFSRGVFNLFFGARRKAFASLPGPAPGVLGTLGDFLGATPWDVCARYGREYGGVTLIWMGASPGVVLNDPALIEEVMETRRLEFEKGAISDQVRPTVTNDTMFIAKQSEDWAEKRRGDPLEQPWSPAWLAAQVGPMQATVAQAVEGLFAAGPVDLTPVLRRLTFDTFATVVVGEALPDSAYDDFMLMAKGADARIQAKLPLRFVSLPKGFEQARERFYGLFAQKVRAARAKPRPHGVDLLSWTLREMPDLPEQRLAHLLGTFFYGGVFSSSTTLVGAFHQLQKFPAAEARLAAEAAALGEGPWTFESLRRAPWAEAVAYEAMRLLPAVRVFTRTPAADAKLAGVTLPAGAMIMISNQHLHRDPTHWVRAEEFVPERWLDGGVARDPLGSGYFFPFGRGPRACVGGAFAVVYLQTALATLAARARVQVDSTAPFEEGFFFGVVLPKGVTGRLLERPPQSLQPPGDTPAVESA
- a CDS encoding lipoxygenase, whose protein sequence is MTVEYKLTIRTSARLGAGTDGTISVVLVGTEGESASHALDRRFHNDFEAGSEEVYSVTDRDVGELLLLRLSNSGGVAGDWLLDTVQVSSGERQWHFPFFRWILSGAHAEVLEGTARLPQHARSEREASARLEQLQVRQQMYVWRSPEATQGLPGALDISEARPLPKDELYRGLREGSYEVVIAKTLAAIQLHLPMLASAWNGLVDIFDFFKGIELPQLSHRWKDDHEFARQAVQGINPIHVTLMRALPEGMPLTDHEVRGLLSPGLTLAGAFEAQRVFLIDFEILEDIPMFRKVGKEGEEERRWAPAARCLLFLDDSQRLRPLAIQLGRDARQDPVFTPNDGEYDWLAAKIYVRCSEGNTHQMVSHALRTHFIAEPFVLATMRNLPDPHPVYKLLRRHFRYTLAINDGARKGLLAEGAVFDDFIATGGPDKGHLQLGKKGFARWTLRDNQPRRDLARRGVLEPSVLPDYPYRDESLPLWDALEEYVGGVLRHFYATDADLVADGEMQRWWEDLTAHGLPVEKLPCATLHRVEDLVEILTTVLFSVSVQHAAVNYLQYEHYAFVPNAPLCLRRAPPREKGKLGPADIAAMIPTKSQTLWQVAIGRALSSFGDDEEYLLHAGGWHEEYFHEPALHAIRERFHARLSAQLEAVKVRNAQRDVPYTVLQPDRIPCGITV
- the hemH gene encoding ferrochelatase, whose translation is MAMPSAKRGLLLINLGTPDAPESGPVRRYLREFLSDPRVVDIHPVGRWLLLNLFILPFRPAKSAEAYRKVWMPEGSPLLVHSKALTAAVAEQLKGEYEVALAMRYGNPSLPDAVASLRARGVTDFTVLPLYPQEATSSSSSSLARLYEVMTEGWDVPNVRAVPAFYDAPGFLDAFATVARPVISEARADHVLFSFHGLPERHMRKSDPSGSHCLASSKCCDTLTDVNRHCYRAQCYATARMLAERLGLKPEGYTVSFQSRLGRTPWVKPYTDEVLPELAVRGVKRLAVMCPAFVADCLETLEEVGLRAREQFVAAGGESLTLVPSLNAHPAWVDAVVQLVRASDGATARPAEPLAG
- the apaG gene encoding Co2+/Mg2+ efflux protein ApaG codes for the protein MSSSATTDGIRITVRPAFWPERSAPESGQFAFTYKVEIMNEGEAPAQLQSRHWVITDSEGRVEEVKGEGVVGRQPKLGPGERFEYTSWAMLRTPFGTMRGTYAMVRPDGTHFDARIAEFALTLPNALH
- a CDS encoding TerC family protein; this translates as MQTPLSIWVGFNVFVLAMLALDLGLFHRKEHVVTPKEAGLWTLVWVSLSLAFAGGIWHFAGSTHATQWLTAYVVEYALSVDNLFVFLLVFSYFRVAPEHQHRVLFWGILGAFVMRACLIIAGTELVRRFHWILYIFGAFLVFTAVKMLVSDDDDEADPEAGLVVRVARRVLPVASQGQGSHFFITEDGRRKVTPLFVVLLVVEATDLLFAVDSIPAVLGLSGNAFIAYSSNVCAILGLRSLFFVVSSLMDRFHYLKLALSVILAFVGVKMLIEFFDIHVSTGISLGVIAGTLALAIGASFIWPRPPEPESTSPESTSSTEAEQDRKRVKS